ccagaagatgatcatcaaaaaacctcaacaaagatccaggcgatgctgcagttgtagctgcatccatcccaccggttcctggacttgccattgtaatgtaggaggtatctaagctggcctgtgcatacagtaaaacaacaaatttgactggatctatactgttggaactcaaccaagaattaagagaagtgcaagttgtagcactccaaaatcttacaactacagactatcttctgttaaaagaacatatgggatgtgaacagtgcccaggaatgggttgttttaatttgtctgatttctctcagactgttcaggtacagttggacaatatccatcatatcatagacaaattttcacaaatgcctagggtgcctaactggttttcttggcttcactggagatggctggtaattatagatctgctttggttatgtaactgtattcctattatgttcatgtgtgtgtgcaatttaattagtagtttaaaacctatacatgctgaagttactctacaagaagatatgtcaaagaaatttaaaaaaataaaaaataaaaaaataaaaaaatacatacatatatatatatatatatatgtttcccaatgtgtatatatatatatatatatatatatacactgggAAACTTAAGAACTAGGAATCTTATAGATATATAGAAACTACAttaatttgttaaaaagaaacaccTAAAGTAAGTCAGCTAAAAACTAAGAGCAAGGATGGAATATTTTTCCTCCAAAAGGAGCAGGAATTTCCTGTTCAGTGACTGTGTCAGGCACACCCTAATACACACCTTACATACTGTTTGCAACTCCATGAATTAGgtattaactccattttacagatgaggaaaccaggtcCAAAATTAACTTGGCAAGTGACACAATGAATTAAGCAGAAGTCAGGATTCAAAGCCAGATTAAAGGCTGGACTCCACGATTTAAGATATCTCATCATGCTGCCTGATCTGATAAAACTAGCAGATGCAATTCGAGAATGACAGGCCACAGGATGAGGTGGCTCAACAGATCTTGCTACGTTCATTCCTCTTTAAAGCACTAACCAGAAAGTTCGCAAAAAGGGGCTTCCTGTCCACACTGCTTTCCCTGGTGCCCAGGTTGTCAAGAGCATACTCACCAGGTATATGACACTCGATTTAAAAGCAGTCACCAAACTTAGCTGCTCCTTCACTGACAGCTAACATATGAGGATGAAAGGCTGTCCATGTACTTGAAAGCAATACCTGGTCACACTACGGTTTTGTCACATATGGCTTTACAGCATCCGTCACACTGTGCTGATGGTCTGCATGCCTGTCACTACCAGCCAAACTCCCTGCCCCAGACTAGAAACCCAGTGAAAGCagagactttttcctaattaccaCTGGagccccagcacctagcacacagcagtcactaaatatttgttcaaataaTCATTCTAGGCAGCCACTAAGAAGCAAATTACGGGAGAGTTTTCCTAACGCATTAAGTGTATAAAGCAGGATTCTTCTATGTGATCCTAgttttataaaattacatatactAACCCCCAGCAATactcaggagcaacttggccatAGGTAAATAAGCATGCGCCTGCTGCCTTTCACTCTCAAGAGCCTGAACAGTGAGCCCATATGAGAAGCAGCTCATTTACCAACTATGTAACCACTTGGAACACCTGCCCATCCAACGCTTGGGGGTGCAAATGTGAAGTCCACTTCATGGAGTTCCCCAGAGCCAGACTCCTCTTAGCCGCCATCATAGGACCTCTTGTAGCCAGGTTCAGATGCTCTAGGGATGACCAGACAGTCATACTTCAAAGTACCTCTAGGATGCCCCCTCAAAGTGTGATGCAGTTATATGGCATGTACTGTATATCATACCATCTCAGATAAAATCTTCAAATGTGTTCATCCAGGCATTTTCAAATGACATGATTAATAGACATTCATGAAGAACTATACACATTTATTTCTGAAGGATGCATATACACCAAAATGTTATCTCCTATTAGAGGTCTGTGTGATAGAGTAATTCATTTTCTGCATTTCCTACAATGAACATATTACTTCTGTACTAAATGAATTAAAGCTaaaggtcacatggccagtgcACAGTGACTCTTATTCTAAAATCacactgaaaattattttgaaaaacggACCACCTCCATCATTGAGCAATATCAAAGCAACACAATGTTTATGTGACAGATAATACAAAAAGATGTGCTCCCTGCATTTGACAGAACATTGTAGGGGTGGAGTGGATGGGTGCAATAGGTGAATGGgagaaagaggcacaaaatctcaatcataaatgAGTCACGgagatgaaagtatagcataggaaaCATAGTCAATAATTGCATAACATAACTTTATGTTGACTGGTAAGTCCACTAATTGGGATAAGCAACAAAGAATGTAGATAACTGTCCAATCACCatttgtatacctgaaaccaatacaatgtCATCACCTATacgtcaataaaaaaaaaaaaacatagcagGGGTGCAagatatgcacacacaaaaatgttAACATGCCAGGCAATATAATTACCAAAGGTATGTGACCAGGAGGTGTTTCACCCAAGCTTTGACAAAGGGCACACTCATCGTGAGCTAGAACAAGGGCAGGGGGCTCCGTGCAAAAGGGCATCTTGAACAGACCTTGAAGATGGATTCAAAACTTTAGCACgaattcaaaaaaggaaaaatatgagcaGACTGTGGGATTTGGGAATCATGTGCATCTGagtaatagaaaacaaatagctttGCTAGCACTCACAGTAAAAGAATGCAAATGTTTTCTGGGgaacaataaagaataaaatgcagCTGGGCAGGTAAAAACTCAAGAGAATAGGGCAAAGAGCAGAAATCAGGGTCAAAGAAATATGGGGAAAAAggcatatttttacttttacttgCAGGAGTTCTCCAATCTTAGTAGGTTAGTGGGCACGGAGTCTCTTCCCGCTGAGAAGAGGTCTGGTCTCATTTGATGACAGAGGCGTTTCACTGAAGAGATTAGTGGATAGAAAAACACCTTGGGAAACACCAAGTTCAACAGACAACAAAGGCAAAACAATGAAGGGTTTGAATGCCAAGGCAAACTGAGCGGTCTGGCCCTGGTCCTTCTAACAGGGCCTGGATTCCCCAGCACAGAGGAAGAGGACCTCAGTGTTTCCACTGTGGGACTCAGAACCAGATATCGCTGCCATCAGAACATTCCCACCTGACAGAATTCCCCGCGGTCGGCACCACCTCCCTTCTTCCCAGAGCGCCTTGACAGCGAGCAGCCCCTTCCTAGGACCTGCAGGCGCTGGAGGCACGCCTTACTATAAAGGGACTGAAGAGCTATGATGAGAACTGGTGCTCCGGAGGCCCCGGCACAGCAATGATGAAGAGAGCAAGTGTTTTTAAAGTCTTGTGTGGTACAAAGTAGTTTGTTCAAATGAGAGGTGGCAAGGCATTTGTTATAGCATCAGCTCCGGGGGCCATAAccagcatttctttaaaaacaactaaataagaaaaaacagtaagaaatcaGATGTATCACATGTACAAAGGGCAAGTAGAGTTTTTATAAAACTTTCCGTTACATATACTTTATTGAGCTCTGTGTTCTAGACCATggttcaagtttattttttactgtggTCACAGATAAAATGTTTCAATGTCACTGCTTCAAAGGACTGGAGGCGACTGCACTCCCCAAAACGGACAGACGGGACCCTCTAAGGCAGTGGGGGAGGATTAGTAGAAAGAAAGACAAACTGAAGAGACACCtaaaacagcaaagaaaatgtCAGGAATGAAAACGCTAGGAGTATTACACCAGGGTCTTTAGGGGAAAAGGCAGCCACAATAATTAAGCAAGCAAATTGTGAAGACAGGGAGATGCATGTAGGTTAAGCCACATTTGGTTTCAAGAGACAAGAGAACATCCAGATGGAAGTCCAAAAAAGCTCTCCCACACCACAACCTCAAAAACAGGTCCCCAACATTGCTTTGATTTAGTCACCTTTTACAGTATTGCATTAATTATCTTCCAGTTCAACGTTTTAAATTTATGCTGTTCTCAGCCAAGTGGTTATGACTTTAAGCACATATCACACTGAGGAACCAATACCCTCGGTTAGTCTCTGCCTGTCACAGTATTTACCATCCCAAGGGCTTCACTTTGACTTAGCGTTCGACGGATATGTAGACAGGCCTGTGTACATAGATAGGCCTGTCACACGGCTGTGTGCTTACGCTGATCGCAGCAGCACACAGACATCTGAGCCGCACAAGCTCTCCTGCACTAATGCTACTAAGGAACGAGTTGTGACAAAGGCCACCTTGTCAGCTGCCATGCGGGCCGCCCCCGTCCTGTGAAGCTGCACAGTCGGCTCACGGACCACGCTGATCCAGCAAAAGGGCACAAGGGGAATGGCAGAACTCCAACAGATCACTTTAGCCAGGGCTGAATCCCCATGTACGGCAGAACAGACATAATTAAACGAGGCAGTGTGGACTTAAAGGTAAAATGTCATCCCCACCAGGCCCTTGATGAAAGtacttttgctttacagaagcctTTTTATGAAGTAAATTACATTAATtaccaacatttaaaaacatcCAACATTTAAGGGTTCTGAATCTCTGATTTATTTGACAGCAGGGAAATAACAGGTTTAGATTATTTTACAAAAGAGCTCAAGCTGCTCATAAACAGCAACTGGGCTTGCTGGGGGAAAAAATTCTTCAGACTACTGCACAGGACACAAAGAGTCATCATCCTACACAAAGTCGGTACGAAAGGGCGCACAGACAAGTTTTTTTAtaagacagaaaacagagaaatccaCACACTAAGTAATGTGTCCACAAAGACAAGAGGGCATCCCTTAGGGGATAAGCACGTATTTGTAGGAAGCAAAACAAAGCTTTCCATAGAGAAACCACTTTCACGAGATGATTAGGTGGACCTGCaatgaagaaaatacatttcaaaagatGGGTTGAGACTTACACTAAGTTTTCACTGatatacttataaaataaaaataaaacctttctgTAGCCCAAAAAATCTTTAATACATCATggataaaataaatttcagtaaaGGTCCAAGTCTCATTCAGAAACATACATTTGTAAATAAtgtaagtaaaacaaaaagtttGACAACAAAAATACCATTTGCAACTACGTAGAATAGGCCAAGCTAAATTCGTGTTCTGCTTCAGGGCATTACATTGAAATGAATGTCATTCtcactataatttttttctttttaaccttaaTCACCAACGGCTGGGCAACTGAAATGGACATGAGAACTATATAAATGTCAGAGAAATATATAAACCTCATTAATGTTTCCAAAAATTCATTTAGAGATAGAAACAGGTCCAAATAGATGCCTGTCTAAATGTACTGCAATTACGTtacaattatttttccaaatacacAGATATGCTCTGTCTTTTCTCAGGTCATTACTGACTCAAACAATTTGCCCTTCTGGGATCAATTGTTTGCTAATAAATAATTGTTTACAGTCACAAAATCAAGTTAGGAGGTTTTCTTATTAGTTTTCCTTCTGCACCCTAATAAGATTGAAAACTAGCTGATTCCCAGGAGTCAACCTTAACCCTGCTTTGTTGAACAGCCCAGGAAACGATGAACCATCTGCTTCGGAAAATAATGGACAGCCAAGAGGAAATACtgtttaattgtagattaacctCCTCATGAGGCAGTCTGAAGCAGCTTTAGAATTAGGAACTAtaaccagcaaaaaaaaaaaaaaaaaaaaaaaaaagggcccaGGAACCTTTTGCCTTTTCCTCTACCATTTAAGgcccagaaagaataaaaagggatTTTTATTACCTATACttatttacaaacatttatttccacagtggaaACAAAATCATCAAAGTCAAAACTGATTCTCAAAAGTGTAGTCACTGCCCTCCAATTTTGTTTGCCCAAATACCTCTAATGCAGCAAACCATCAAACCATCTCATGCACTTAAGGAAGTGTTCGCCtgcttgtttttttattaataaaaacctcttttccattattttcaggTTCTTATAATATTAAAACTACTATCTGTCCCTGGTTTCTTTGTTAATAGTAATAAATCCACCATTGGGGAGTACGAATTGTTTTATTATCATCAACATGGCACTTAAGTAAATGAAATCTTGTTAATACATGGTGACCCTacaagttcaaaagaaaaaagaacagcatGAGATCAAAATGGCTGGCCAGGACAAGAAATACCAAAGTGAGAGAGCAGATGTAAACACAGCCCTTTATCCAACAGGCCTCACATGCTAAGACTTTTCTATAAAGTCAAGCTGAAGAAGTATACATGatattgaatatttaatattctgTCCGCTCTCAGGGACTCAACCTAATTCAGCAACCTAATTCTACCATTTTATTTCAGGAAAGCAGAGAAATCCTGAAAACATTGTTTTTCCCTAGGTATTTACTGAGGACTTCCTTCCAGGGCCTGGGTAGAAAGGAACAGGGAACAGGACAAGGACACTTGGAGGTAAGTATTTTATGGTTTTTCAAATACCTAAGTTTCAGTTTTTTAAGCCTGGTGCAGGTAATTAACAGACTTTCcctgttgattaaaaaaaaaaaggaaagaaagaaagaaaaaaaaattagtagttCCTCTCCATTAATAGTTACAACCAGGAGTCAAAATATCtatgaaaatttcaaaaccaAGGAAATTTGCTATTCTAGGAGAGGCTGTATTATTCTTGGTTTCCAGTAAGACCTGAAGGTCATTCACATTAtgtaaatattaaagaaacaacCTCTGTGGAGAGGAAAGATTTTTGGCAGTTCAAATTCTTAAATATCTTAAATAGAATttgctaaaataaattattcttgaaTTCCTCAACTTAATTTTGAAGCAATGAGCTAGTAATAACTTCAGAGATCCAAATAATAGTGCCTATTCAAGAAGAATGAGAGTTTGACATTCTTCTCTACAAAACAACTAGGCACAATTTTATCCATCAGACGTCTATCAACCTACGGATATTGAAAGCTTGGGAGAACAAGATAAAATCAACTCCAACCCTACAGTCAGCTTCAATATCAAGCAGGCATCAACAATGCTATTCatgaatttagaaaaattaataaatcctGGGTTGAATGCAAGAAAAGGCTCAAATACAGGTGAAGCATACTCACTTGGGTTTTGTTTCTGCATCTGTCACTTGGCGAATGAAGATACCATCTTCAGGATGCTCTGTGTCATCCATTTCATACATATATGATGATGCTATTGCAAGCGTAGTCCCATCATTGCTAAAGGCAAGTGAGGCAATGCTGGTGGGGTACCGATGGAACTGGCACAGTCGCTTTTTGTTAAATGGATCCCAAATATTTACAAAGCCATCAGAACCACCTGCAGGAAAAGTTCAAGAGTTGAAATGGTTCTTAAAAGCAGACACAGAAATAACCATTATCTTAACAAATGGTTAATTTTTAAGGTCACGGAAGTTACATTTTCCCCCAGAGTATTGTACCAGATTTCCCCCCACCACATATCATAAAtgcaaacacaattttaaaagacCTCTAAGTATAAATGTCTAGTGTTCAGTTAACAGcaaaattatgttattttaatgatTAGATAGGGGTCAGCAGGCTGGATTTTACCTGTGGCAAATGTATTGTGGATGTTGtgaaaggaaatggcattgacGGGGTAAATCTGCTcgatattattttctttcagtctgtgaCACTTGAAGGCATACTTCTTCTTCTGTACCTCAGGGCTTGGGTCCAAGTACTCAACTGCCACTCTGCCTTCAATAGAGCTTAATACATATCCCTGCCAAGAGGGAACAGAGAAAGAACGACAAAATGGTGACCTCAACTTCCAAAAACAAGGCACTAATTCCCCAATTCAACCCACCCTAAAGATGATTATTCCAGAAATGAAAAGTATGGCCAGGTTTTAACCAAGCGTTTAAGCTGTACTAACATAGTTATGACCACTCCCAAAGTTCAGAGCATGAATACCTgctctaataataataaaattaaaaaaacccaaaggcTATCATCACTTGTTTTCTTCACTGTACCAGTGCCTTGCACGTGGCAATCACCAACGTCTAGCTATTTGGCCAAACCTAAGCTAGAATTCTGAAGTGTTTTAGTATCATTTACTTGTTGTCCTATCCAGAAGGGAACCCAGACTTGTTCTATCCGTTGAATCTATTTTCCTTCTGTCTATGCCTCTTCACGTCTAACAAGTCTAAGAAGAATTCTGTTTCCTTCACTGGGGTATCAATAATCCAGATCTGCTAGAAAGCCAACCTTCCATCTCGGTCATTCTGACTACAGTAAAGTCAAGCTTACATACAAGCAACACAGATTTGCTGCAATATTCTAAGTGCCCTACAAATTCAAACCTCTTCTCACCTTACGTTGCAATGACAATATATCAAAGGTAAAGAGGTAAGATAAATATGGAAtcttcatattttaattatttttttttaatcttcaaggTAAGATTTATACCTGAAACACTagttatggaagaaaaaaagtcaGTGAAATCTTACTTTCAGTTAAACTTCCTTTATAAACTGGAGATATATTCTGACAGAAAGTTTCAGacacaaaacaaatttataaatgCAAGGGTATTTTAATCatgcatttaaatgtttaaagctTGACATAACTACGATTTGTTAATCTTCAATGTAAATTTACAATTTCCTAAGCAAAAAGAATTGTCACCATCATTTCAGGTACTAACTAGCCTTTTGAGGTAAAGGGCCAAGAGAGCAACTGACATAACTGCTTCAAGTTCCACGAACGCTGAAGGACAGCCATAGAGTCTGCTGTTTTGGGGGACTTCTCTTGCAAAATGTCCACAGCAGCTGACCACACCACCTACTCCCCTTTGCCAGGCTTGGGGGTGAGCGGGGCTCACTAACAGGGCAGTCTCATTTCGCAGTGATGATGGGAGGGGGACCCACCCTGCACAGCCAGAGTTACTCACAGTACGAGCAGCCCTGCCTCTCTAGCCTCAGTGgcattcttagaaaaaaaattcaagttctGCTGTCAGACCAGCTTAAAGAACTGGGTTAGTGTTGGGGTTACAAACaggcaaaaaagaagagaacagaaaatttCATAATCCTAAATGCCCagatttaaatttgaattcaCTGGTTTGTAATTTCAAATACCTGCAGAACTCTTTGATTACTGTGTCCCTGGACCAGGATAAACAAGGAATCTGAAGACCTTTATTCAATCCACTAGCAGATGACTTAAGTCTCTCTGAACATCCAGGCCTTCTCTGAAATTGGGTTAACACACTACCTTTTAGCACAGGGCTACTGAAAATATACCTAACAGCAAATTCTAAACCActactcaccaaaaaaaaaaaaaaaaaaaaagccaaagctCTAAAGGCAGAACCCAAATCATTCTTATTtacattcatattattttcaaattccaAAAATGGGTACGTAGAGGGGGAACTGGTCAGTACCTGCTTGTTTGGAAAGGCTCGTATGCAGCGGGTCTGGTACTTGAGGCTGGACTCCCGGCGCTGCTGCACGTAGCCCATGTTCCGCAAGTCCCACACCAACACTCTGCGGCCGGCGGTGCCCACAATCAGCCGGTCTCCCGACACTGAGAGGGTATAAACCTTTCAAGGAAGACCAGAACTTGCTAAAGATCACCCACTTGTCTAAAAATGGCTTTTGTCCCAAATACAAGTCCACTAATCAGAAAACCATAGAGAAATGAAGCTCATCAGGTTCCCAAAGCCAGGTACCAAATTTTAAACAGTACATTTACACAGGCCAAGTCATAGCCAAgcaataaaaaaaacctaaaatcttCTTAATACTTAGTCAAGTAtcatataatgtatattttaattaattctgcAAAAACACTTTTGAAGACAATTCTCTTCATTACGAAAAACAAGTATTTAACCATTTTTACAAACTTGTTTCACTTAGTGACAATATAAAAGGGTAAAAACTACCAAAAAGGAGACAATAAAGCTATAGAACAATTCAGAATACCTTTCAACAGGCCTCTAGCTTTCCATAAATCAAtcattttcaaagttattttttctaTGACCACCTTTTGGAAGATTTCATATTGTAACTCTAAAAAATCTTGCCTTTCCCAGCTGTCACACTGAATAGGCCTTCCCAGGAAGAAAAGGGGAGCCATCATTCATTAGGTGCTTGGTTGCCTTTGGTGGCAAACTCAAGATCAAAAGACAAGGATAGTGGTCTGGCCCATGACAAAGCGAATTC
The genomic region above belongs to Manis javanica isolate MJ-LG chromosome 7, MJ_LKY, whole genome shotgun sequence and contains:
- the BUB3 gene encoding mitotic checkpoint protein BUB3 isoform X1, encoding MTGSNEFKLNQPPEDGISSVKFSPNTSQFLLISSWDTSVRLYDVPANSMRLKYQHTGAVLDCAFYDPTHAWSGGLDHQLKMHDLNTDQENLVGTHDAPIRCVEYCPEVNVMVTGSWDQTVKLWDPRTPCNAGTFSQPEKVYTLSVSGDRLIVGTAGRRVLVWDLRNMGYVQQRRESSLKYQTRCIRAFPNKQGYVLSSIEGRVAVEYLDPSPEVQKKKYAFKCHRLKENNIEQIYPVNAISFHNIHNTFATGGSDGFVNIWDPFNKKRLCQFHRYPTSIASLAFSNDGTTLAIASSYMYEMDDTEHPEDGIFIRQVTDAETKPKST
- the BUB3 gene encoding mitotic checkpoint protein BUB3 isoform X2, whose protein sequence is MTGSNEFKLNQPPEDGISSVKFSPNTSQFLLISSWDTSVRLYDVPANSMRLKYQHTGAVLDCAFYDPTHAWSGGLDHQLKMHDLNTDQENLVGTHDAPIRCVEYCPEVNVMVTGSWDQTVKLWDPRTPCNAGTFSQPEKVYTLSVSGDRLIVGTAGRRVLVWDLRNMGYVQQRRESSLKYQTRCIRAFPNKQGYVLSSIEGRVAVEYLDPSPEVQKKKYAFKCHRLKENNIEQIYPVNAISFHNIHNTFATGGSDGFVNIWDPFNKKRLCQFHRYPTSIASLAFSNDGTTLAIASSYMYEMDDTEHPEDGIFIRQVTDAETKPK